From Acidobacteriota bacterium, a single genomic window includes:
- a CDS encoding DUF305 domain-containing protein encodes MDQKNEKTGMSWGRFAGMIITSTVIMFFLMYQLVYSADHATFSLNRLIASLAMGCIMAVVMLAFMWPMYKGIGTKVAVVVVAGVLAVILLWANRSQAVIDDIRFMESMIPHHSIAINNGRKASISDPRVRELADKIIEAQVREIAEMKLLIEDIEQSGERGTTELPPRSAELTPEMERKAREILKSEE; translated from the coding sequence ATGGATCAGAAGAATGAAAAGACGGGAATGAGCTGGGGCCGATTCGCCGGGATGATCATCACCTCGACGGTCATCATGTTCTTTCTGATGTACCAGCTCGTATATTCAGCCGATCACGCGACGTTCAGTCTGAATCGATTGATCGCGTCGCTGGCCATGGGATGCATCATGGCCGTCGTGATGCTCGCGTTCATGTGGCCGATGTACAAAGGGATCGGGACGAAGGTCGCGGTCGTGGTCGTAGCCGGGGTGCTCGCAGTCATCCTGCTGTGGGCGAACCGGTCACAGGCCGTGATCGACGACATCCGGTTCATGGAGTCGATGATCCCGCACCACTCGATCGCCATCAACAACGGGCGCAAGGCGAGTATCAGCGATCCTCGGGTTCGCGAACTGGCGGACAAGATCATCGAGGCGCAGGTCCGTGAGATCGCCGAGATGAAACTCCTCATCGAGGACATCGAGCAGAGCGGAGAGCGGGGAACGACGGAGCTGCCGCCGCGCTCAGCGGAACTGACGCCCGAGATGGAGCGCAAGGCACGCGAGATTCTGAAGAGTGAAGAGTGA
- a CDS encoding protein kinase → MSRQISHYDLGEKLGVGGMGVVYQATDRRLGRRVALKFLSDALGDDESVRQRFMQEARAASSLDHPNICTIFEIDETGDGEMFIAMAFYPGETLNSIIQKGPLPADKAMTIALQVARGLAAAHDELIIHRDIKPGNIMVTEKDTVKILDFGLAKLARHSGLTRPNSTLGTPAYMSPEQIRSDNVDHRTDIWALGVVLFEMLTGRLPFKGERTESMIHSILSEEPYRASSLRSGLPPRIDNVIQKALAKDPKRRYEKMADLIADLQEMSSGVGSGEVTVQRAAEPKRSSVAVLPFVDMSPQKDQEYFCDGIAEELLSALSQIRELHVASRTSAFQFKGTAMDVRDIGEKLNVGTVLEGSVRKAGDRVRVTARLVNVSDGYRLWAEQYDRDMKDIFAIQDEIAQSIAHALEVALGTEEKSPIEKAKPKDVEAYDYYLQGRQLFHQLRRKPLEVARQMFSRAIEIDPEYARAYAGIADCSSYLRLYFGAGEGAVEEAKSASRKALELDPDLAEARVSRGFALSLTKEYEEAERELQKAIELNPSLFEAHYIAARVYFAQGRYEDAARHFAKARDISPEAYDSWYFLASCYRSLGETGKVRTATLETVEAAKRRLASHPDETRAWTMGAAALADLGEPDKAAEWIGRALAIDSDEPVIQYNAACTYAGLGKVEEAMQCLEKATSMGFVSKEWMINDSDLDPLRDDPRFQKLLEGLT, encoded by the coding sequence ATGTCCAGACAGATCTCGCATTACGATCTCGGAGAGAAACTCGGGGTGGGGGGTATGGGAGTCGTGTACCAGGCGACCGACCGGCGACTGGGACGTCGCGTTGCACTGAAGTTTCTCTCGGATGCTCTCGGAGATGACGAGTCGGTCCGCCAGCGCTTCATGCAGGAAGCCCGAGCAGCCTCGTCGCTCGACCATCCGAATATCTGCACGATCTTCGAGATCGACGAGACCGGCGATGGCGAAATGTTCATCGCGATGGCGTTTTATCCGGGGGAGACTCTCAACAGCATCATTCAGAAAGGACCACTCCCGGCAGACAAGGCAATGACGATTGCGCTGCAGGTCGCCCGAGGGCTCGCCGCCGCACACGACGAATTGATCATTCACCGCGACATCAAGCCGGGCAACATCATGGTGACCGAGAAGGACACCGTGAAGATTCTCGATTTCGGACTTGCGAAGCTCGCGCGCCATTCCGGTCTCACGCGACCGAACTCGACGCTGGGTACGCCAGCTTACATGTCTCCCGAGCAGATTCGAAGCGACAACGTCGATCACAGAACCGACATCTGGGCTCTGGGCGTGGTGTTGTTCGAGATGCTCACTGGCCGGCTGCCGTTCAAGGGGGAGCGCACCGAGTCGATGATTCACTCGATTCTGAGTGAGGAGCCGTATCGCGCGAGCTCGCTCAGATCGGGGCTACCGCCCAGGATCGACAACGTCATTCAGAAGGCACTCGCCAAAGATCCCAAGCGTCGCTACGAGAAGATGGCTGATCTCATCGCGGATCTTCAGGAGATGAGCTCCGGGGTCGGTTCAGGTGAGGTGACGGTTCAGCGAGCGGCAGAGCCGAAGCGAAGCTCCGTCGCCGTCCTGCCGTTCGTCGACATGAGTCCTCAGAAAGATCAGGAGTACTTCTGCGATGGTATCGCGGAGGAGCTTCTGAGTGCCCTGAGCCAGATCCGCGAGTTGCATGTCGCCTCACGAACCTCGGCGTTCCAGTTCAAGGGAACAGCGATGGACGTGCGCGACATCGGAGAAAAGCTGAACGTCGGAACCGTGCTCGAGGGGAGTGTCCGGAAAGCAGGTGATCGCGTTCGCGTAACCGCCCGTCTCGTGAACGTCTCTGACGGATACCGGCTCTGGGCCGAACAGTACGACCGCGACATGAAGGATATCTTCGCGATCCAGGACGAGATTGCACAGAGCATTGCGCATGCACTCGAAGTTGCTCTCGGAACCGAAGAGAAGTCGCCGATCGAAAAGGCGAAACCGAAGGACGTCGAGGCGTACGATTACTATCTCCAGGGGCGACAGCTCTTTCATCAGTTGCGCCGAAAACCTCTCGAGGTCGCGCGCCAGATGTTTTCGCGAGCGATCGAGATCGACCCCGAGTACGCCCGTGCATACGCTGGGATCGCGGACTGCAGCTCCTACCTGCGGCTTTACTTCGGTGCGGGTGAGGGGGCGGTCGAGGAGGCGAAAAGCGCCAGTCGGAAAGCTCTCGAGCTCGACCCCGATCTCGCCGAGGCTCGGGTGTCTCGAGGATTCGCGCTGTCGCTGACGAAGGAATATGAAGAGGCGGAACGAGAGCTTCAAAAGGCGATCGAGCTGAACCCCTCGCTGTTCGAGGCGCACTACATTGCAGCGAGGGTGTACTTCGCGCAAGGGCGATACGAGGATGCTGCGCGCCACTTTGCAAAAGCACGTGACATCTCACCCGAGGCTTACGATTCCTGGTATTTCCTTGCGTCCTGTTATCGCTCACTGGGTGAGACGGGCAAGGTCCGTACGGCGACGCTCGAGACCGTGGAAGCTGCCAAGCGTCGTCTCGCGTCTCATCCGGACGAAACCCGAGCCTGGACAATGGGCGCCGCCGCGCTCGCCGACCTCGGAGAGCCGGACAAGGCGGCAGAATGGATCGGCCGGGCTCTCGCAATCGACTCCGATGAACCGGTGATCCAGTACAACGCGGCGTGCACGTACGCGGGACTCGGAAAGGTCGAGGAAGCGATGCAGTGCCTGGAAAAGGCGACGAGCATGGGATTCGTCTCGAAAGAGTGGATGATCAACGATTCCGATCTCGATCCGCTCCGGGACGATCCGCGGTTCCAGAAGCTCCTCGAGGGTCTTACGTAG
- a CDS encoding S9 family peptidase, with protein MRQVIFGALLTLTSLIAGACATHDPIPAASTPAPAPEPVRYTAEQFFATTSYAMAASDGIAFSRDGENILISNDASGVFNAYLLPVDGGEPVPLTRSDDDATFGASFFPADDRVLFTADQGGNELHHVYVREADGSVRDLTPGERLKASFLGWSADGRTFWVSTNERNPQMFDVYAYDADDYERRMIFENEGYSIGDISSDGQQIALVKRHSSADSDIYLARTGDESEPRLITEHDGNVAYSVHGFTPDGRSLIYATNETSEFSEAWAYDLATGEKRRAIAADWDVMYVLRSSSGRYRVHALNEDASTRLTIIDTTTGRPVQLRGVPEGNLGTVRFNRDESAIAFTVASDTSPSDIFVADLASGAARRLTNALNPAIDEDQLVEATVARFRSYDGLEIPGILYRPRKASAANPVPGIVLVHGGPGGQSRRGYSPMIQHLVNNGYAVYAINNRGSSGYGKTFYHLDDRRHGDVDLKDVVASRDWLASKDWISDRIAVMGGSYGGYMTAAALAFHPEVFDAGVNIFGVTNWVRTLESIPAWWGANRDALFDEMGDPAVDAERHRTISPLFHATRIRRPMLVVQGANDPRVLQVESDEIVAAVRANDVPVEYVLFPDEGHGFQKKQNRIEASEAYLRFLDQHLRR; from the coding sequence ATGCGCCAGGTCATTTTCGGAGCTTTGCTGACGCTCACGAGCCTCATCGCAGGCGCGTGCGCGACCCACGACCCGATCCCCGCCGCGTCCACTCCAGCCCCGGCACCCGAACCGGTGCGCTACACCGCGGAACAATTCTTCGCAACGACCAGCTACGCGATGGCAGCGTCCGACGGGATCGCCTTTTCACGGGATGGAGAGAACATTCTCATCAGCAATGACGCGAGCGGAGTATTCAACGCCTACCTCCTGCCGGTGGACGGCGGCGAGCCGGTGCCTTTGACGCGATCGGACGACGACGCCACGTTCGGCGCCAGCTTCTTCCCCGCGGACGACCGGGTGCTCTTCACCGCCGACCAGGGTGGCAACGAGCTCCACCACGTCTATGTTCGTGAGGCAGACGGCTCCGTGCGCGATCTCACACCGGGTGAACGGCTGAAGGCGAGCTTCCTCGGGTGGAGCGCGGACGGCCGGACCTTCTGGGTTTCGACCAACGAGCGAAATCCCCAGATGTTCGATGTCTACGCGTACGACGCCGATGATTACGAGCGTCGGATGATCTTCGAAAATGAAGGCTACTCAATCGGCGACATCTCGAGCGACGGCCAGCAGATCGCTCTGGTCAAGCGACACAGCAGTGCCGACAGCGACATCTATCTCGCGCGGACGGGCGATGAGAGCGAGCCGCGACTGATCACCGAGCACGACGGGAACGTCGCCTACTCAGTGCACGGATTCACGCCGGACGGGCGGTCTCTGATCTACGCGACGAACGAGACCAGCGAGTTCTCGGAAGCCTGGGCCTACGATCTGGCGACGGGCGAGAAACGCCGCGCCATTGCGGCCGACTGGGACGTGATGTACGTCCTGCGCTCGTCGTCCGGCCGTTACCGGGTCCACGCGCTCAACGAAGACGCCTCGACCAGGCTCACCATCATCGATACGACGACGGGCCGGCCCGTGCAACTGCGGGGCGTCCCGGAGGGCAACCTCGGCACCGTCCGGTTCAACCGCGACGAATCCGCGATCGCCTTCACGGTCGCCTCCGACACCTCTCCGAGCGACATATTCGTCGCCGATCTCGCCAGCGGAGCGGCGCGGCGGCTGACCAACGCCCTGAACCCGGCGATCGACGAAGATCAGCTCGTCGAGGCCACAGTTGCCCGTTTCCGCAGCTACGACGGCCTCGAAATCCCCGGCATTCTCTACCGCCCGCGTAAAGCGAGCGCGGCGAATCCGGTACCGGGCATCGTCCTCGTTCACGGTGGACCGGGAGGGCAGAGCCGGCGCGGGTACTCGCCGATGATCCAGCACCTCGTCAACAACGGATACGCGGTGTATGCGATCAACAATCGCGGCTCGTCCGGATACGGCAAGACCTTCTATCATCTCGACGATCGCAGACATGGCGACGTCGATCTGAAGGATGTGGTCGCCTCGCGCGACTGGCTCGCCTCGAAGGACTGGATCTCCGACCGGATTGCCGTGATGGGCGGCTCCTACGGCGGGTACATGACCGCGGCGGCGCTGGCGTTCCACCCGGAAGTCTTCGACGCCGGCGTCAACATCTTCGGTGTCACCAACTGGGTGCGTACACTCGAGTCGATCCCGGCGTGGTGGGGTGCCAATCGCGACGCGCTGTTCGATGAGATGGGGGATCCCGCGGTCGACGCCGAGCGGCACCGGACGATCTCGCCGCTGTTCCACGCGACGAGAATCCGCCGGCCGATGCTGGTCGTCCAGGGAGCGAACGATCCGCGCGTGCTTCAGGTGGAGAGCGACGAGATCGTCGCGGCGGTGCGGGCGAACGACGTGCCGGTCGAGTACGTTCTGTTCCCGGACGAAGGGCACGGCTTCCAGAAAAAGCAGAACCGGATCGAGGCGTCCGAAGCGTACCTGAGATTCCTCGACCAGCACCTGCGACGCTGA